AAATCCAGAACGCCATATGAAAAAAGTACATAGGATAGCAGCAAATAACAGTTGCCAAAAAGCAATTGGAATAAGAACACCTATAGAGGTTGCTACAGCTTTTCCTCCCTTAAAGTGTAAAAAGCAAGAATAAAGGTGACCTATAATTGCTGCTAGACCTGTCATAGTATACATAAATGGACTTTCAGATAAATATGTTGCTATTACAACAGGAAAAAATCCTTTCAATACATCAAAAAATAAGGTAATAAACCCAAGTTTTCTACCACAAATTCTTGTTATATTTGTTGCTCCAACATTACCGCTTCCTAATGTTCGTGGATCAATACCACAAAAAATATTGGCAAAAAGTACACCAAAAGGAATAGAGCCAATAACATAAGAAGTAATAATCCAAATAAGGTCTATTATCATAATAACCCCAGTATATTATTTTAGACTTGCTGAATTTCTAATATATGAATTTCATTATGTAGTGGTTGAATATTACCTATACGAATATAAATAGACTGTCCTATTTCAGGAACAGCTGTAAAAAGTTTTCGACGAGCCCGAAGAGTAAGTTGCTCTCTTGGCAAATTAACAACAATGTAATGTTCTGTTACCTCAGTAACAATAGCTGGCCACCATGTATTCTTATCTTGTTGAAGAATATATACCAACTTCCAATATCTTTGTCGAAACCGCTGTATTTGGTTTGTATATTCAAGACGAGAAGTAATATAAGGTAGCATTATCTCTAACTCTTTTAAAGACCATTTATATTTTTCATGTTGTAATACATGAAGAATTTGTGCTTGATTAACCATATCTGGATATCGTCTTAATGGTGACGTTGATGGTGCATAATATTTTTCTCCGATGCCAGCATGCTTTTTGGGAACTACATCAAGTACAGATGGTGCTAACACTTTTACTACTTTTGCAATATCATGAGGCTCTTTCCATATACCTTTATATTGATCAGGAATTATAATGTCTTGTGTTCTATAAAAAAGAGAAATGTTATTTTCATAACTCCAATGAGCTATTGCTGCATTAATAAGGATCATAATTTCAGAAACCAAAAGATGAGATTTAGGAGTAGCAAACTCTTCTGTTAATACTACTTTTGTCTCATTCTCTTCAACTATTAGAGAAAGATATGGTTCTGAACGTTCTACTATAACAGCACCATGTTTAAGACGATATTTTTGATAGGTTTGTGCTACATGAAAAGCTAACTTCAGTTGTTCAGCATATGGAGAATCTTCTGAATAGTTATCCTCTAAAATATACTCACATTCATGATAAGTAAGATTAGCAGCAAGAGAGACAGATTCAAAAGATGGTGTACAAGATTTTACTACACCATCATAGCCAACAATACATGTAATAATAAGCACAGGTCGAGTACATTGAGCATGAAGACTGTACTTGTCTATCCCTAATACATTAGGCAACATGTTATAACTTGCTTCTGGTAAATAAATACTGGTTGCTCTTTTTCTAACTGCTTGATCAAGGGGATCATCAAATGGCCAATTCAATGCAGGGCAGGCTAATGCAACAACCACTTTCCATCCATTGTCTATTGGTTCAATAAAAAAAGCATCATCTTTATCTTTTGTTGTTTCTGAATCAATACTTATAAAGGGAAGGGGTAGGGTAGACGTTGTATAAAGAGAAGATTGTTTACACAACATGTCTATAGTGTTTTGGAAAGGTTGTTGCCAATTATCTGTAGGATCATAATCTATACGCTCAAACCAAATGTTATGATGTGGTTGTAATATTCCCCATGCTTGTGCAAGATATAAAGCAAGAAATGGATCATCAGGAAGTCCTGTTACAAGTTTTTTCCATAACTGACTATCAGCTTTTTCTGGATTTGAAATTTGTTCCATAATGATCTGACGAAGCTGTTCTTCAAATTGCGTATAAACATTAGCAGTATTAATAGAATAGACTTTTTTTTGTGTATAAAGCTCCCATAAATAACGGAAAAAGGGTATACTATCAGTAATAAATGCTTGCTGTTTTATAGTTTTTTCTTGTTCTTTAACACGAATATCAACAATCTCTTTTGAATATATTTCAAAATTAGGTGATTGAAATTTAAAATGAATATTATCCTTTAAAAGGACATGTGCACATGCTGCTATTGTATCAATATCTGGAGAAGTTGTAACTAGCTCAGAAAACCACTTTGCAGGTGCTTGAATAATTTCTCCTTGAGCAATCTCCCATAATTCATAAGAATTAAAAGAT
The sequence above is drawn from the Lawsonia intracellularis PHE/MN1-00 genome and encodes:
- a CDS encoding ribonuclease catalytic domain-containing protein, giving the protein MVQHFVSHVGAGYLIEFMQDKEPQLAWVLEEFQNKFKILLPNRKEINIQSSRILPWIGPNYRNIESKDIAIAHIEQHKFKRKELESSFNSYELWEIAQGEIIQAPAKWFSELVTTSPDIDTIAACAHVLLKDNIHFKFQSPNFEIYSKEIVDIRVKEQEKTIKQQAFITDSIPFFRYLWELYTQKKVYSINTANVYTQFEEQLRQIIMEQISNPEKADSQLWKKLVTGLPDDPFLALYLAQAWGILQPHHNIWFERIDYDPTDNWQQPFQNTIDMLCKQSSLYTTSTLPLPFISIDSETTKDKDDAFFIEPIDNGWKVVVALACPALNWPFDDPLDQAVRKRATSIYLPEASYNMLPNVLGIDKYSLHAQCTRPVLIITCIVGYDGVVKSCTPSFESVSLAANLTYHECEYILEDNYSEDSPYAEQLKLAFHVAQTYQKYRLKHGAVIVERSEPYLSLIVEENETKVVLTEEFATPKSHLLVSEIMILINAAIAHWSYENNISLFYRTQDIIIPDQYKGIWKEPHDIAKVVKVLAPSVLDVVPKKHAGIGEKYYAPSTSPLRRYPDMVNQAQILHVLQHEKYKWSLKELEIMLPYITSRLEYTNQIQRFRQRYWKLVYILQQDKNTWWPAIVTEVTEHYIVVNLPREQLTLRARRKLFTAVPEIGQSIYIRIGNIQPLHNEIHILEIQQV
- the plsY gene encoding glycerol-3-phosphate 1-O-acyltransferase PlsY, whose protein sequence is MIIDLIWIITSYVIGSIPFGVLFANIFCGIDPRTLGSGNVGATNITRICGRKLGFITLFFDVLKGFFPVVIATYLSESPFMYTMTGLAAIIGHLYSCFLHFKGGKAVATSIGVLIPIAFWQLLFAAILCTFFIWRSGFVSLGSLVLVTSLPIILFITGKFAYIPLSLIIMALIFWSHKQNIQRLIKGEEKVWKHSESI